The proteins below are encoded in one region of Elgaria multicarinata webbii isolate HBS135686 ecotype San Diego chromosome 8, rElgMul1.1.pri, whole genome shotgun sequence:
- the ZIC4 gene encoding zinc finger protein ZIC 4 isoform X1 → MDSAALPKRNTALQLAGLAGAPPHPHHHHHHSPQSMTGFAGHPHAVVPRHPGECATESRLGLNPFRSENMGHHHHLHHHHHHHPPPPPPPHHHHHSAALKLSPAPQPHPRHAVTGQGEVAPSPTGAFGPAPSSSVPYAVPHPSQALSAGRDLFLRRDLTVPVMPGLPYQHSVAAAAAAAAASASSHHGMFVSTTGSYPGHHAPHHHHHLHHHHAEAGTHSLFTGLHHEQPPHAAPGGHLNGQIRLGLPGEMYARSEPFTPVPVSRTDPFAASSFHGYGGMNLNVNLAPHHGPGAFFRYMRQPIKQELICKWIEVDQAPKKLCSKTFSTMHELVTHVTVEHVGGPEQSNHICFWEECPREGKPFKAKYKLVNHIRVHTGEKPFPCPFPGCGKVFARSENLKIHKRTHTGEKPFKCEFEGCERRFANSSDRKKHSHVHTSDKPYNCKVRGCDKSYTHPSSLRKHMKVHCKSPPPSSGYESSTPSLVSPSSDCGREPPQPPPPPPPPPPPAAASSTQAAANLSEWYVCQSSGTSGIPTPPSNSPSPRPGEAAYTNCEPRPNY, encoded by the exons ATGGACTCTGCTGCACTTCCCAAGCGGAACACGGCGCTGCAATTAGCAGGCTTGGCAGGGGCTCCTCCtcatcctcaccaccaccaccaccactcccctCAGAGCATGACAGGCTTCGCCGGGCATCCCCACGCCGTGGTTCCCAGGCACCCCGGGGAGTGCGCTACAGAATCCCGCCTCGGGCTGAATCCATTCCGGTCAGAAAACATGGGACACCACCACCatctccatcatcatcaccaccaccaccctcctcctcctcctcctcctcaccatcatcatcactcaGCGGCCCTTAAACTCAGCCCTGCCCCTCAGCCTCATCCCCGCCATGCTGTGACAGGCCAAGGTGAGGTGGCTCCTAGTCCAACAGGAGCCTTTGGCCCGGCGCCGTCAAGCAGCGTCCCTTATGCGGTCCCTCACCCAAGCCAGGCGCTTTCGGCAGGTAGGGATTTATTCCTGCGCAGAGATCTGACAGTCCCAGTCATGCCAGGGCTCCCTTATCAGCATTCtgttgccgctgctgctgctgctgctgctgcttctgcaagtTCTCACCACGGAATGTTTGTCTCAACAACAGGTAGCTACCCCGGACACcatgctcctcaccaccaccaccacctccaccaccaccacgcagAAGCCGGGACTCACTCGCTTTTTACTGGACTCCACCATGAGCAACCTCCCCATGCAGCTCCAGGTGGCCATCTAAACGGACAGATAAGACTGGGGCTACCTGGAGAAATGTATGCCAGGTCTGAACCTTTCACACCAGTACCAGTCTCCAGGACAGATCCTTTCGCGGCTTCCTCCTTCCACGGCTACGGTGGCATGAACCTGAACGTGAATTTAGCCCCACACCACGGCCCAGGGGCTTTCTTCCGCTACATGAGGCAGCCCATCAAGCAGGAGCTCATCTGCAAGTGGATCGAAGTGGATCAGGCTCCCAAAAAATTATGCTCGAAAACTTTCAGCACCATGCACGAGCTGGTGACTCACGTCACCGTGGAGCACGTTGGGGGCCCGgagcagtccaaccacatctgctTCTGGGAAGAGTGTCCCAGAGAAGGGAAGCCTTTCAAGGCCAAATATAAACTGGTCAACCACATCCGAGTCCACACGGGCGAGAAACCGTTCCCTTGCCCTTTCCCGGGATGCGGGAAAGTCTTTGCTCGGTCAGAAAATCTCAAAATCCACAAAAGGACGCACACAG GAGAGAAGCCCTTCAAGTGCGAGTTCGAGGGCTGCGAGAGACGCTTCGCCAACAGCAGCGACAGGAAGAAGCATTCCCACGTGCACACGAGCGACAAGCCCTACAACTGCAAAGTACGAGGCTGCGACAAGTCGTACACGCACCCCAGCTCCTTGCGGAAGCACATGAAAGTCCACTGCAAGTCCCCTCCTCCCAGCTCGGGCTACGAGTCGTCCACCCCGTCGCTGGTGTCGCCGTCGTCTGACTGCGGCCGGGAGCCcccgcagccgccgccgcctcctcctccgccgccgcctccagcaGCGGCCTCGTCCACCCAGGCGGCAGCCAACCTGAGCGAATGGTACGTGTGTCAGAGCTCCGGGACCAGCGGCATCCCGACTCCACCCAGTAACTCTCCGTCACCTCGCCCGGGAGAGGCCGCGTATACAAACTGTGAGCCCCGGCCCAATTATTAA
- the ZIC4 gene encoding zinc finger protein ZIC 4 isoform X2 — translation MYARSEPFTPVPVSRTDPFAASSFHGYGGMNLNVNLAPHHGPGAFFRYMRQPIKQELICKWIEVDQAPKKLCSKTFSTMHELVTHVTVEHVGGPEQSNHICFWEECPREGKPFKAKYKLVNHIRVHTGEKPFPCPFPGCGKVFARSENLKIHKRTHTGEKPFKCEFEGCERRFANSSDRKKHSHVHTSDKPYNCKVRGCDKSYTHPSSLRKHMKVHCKSPPPSSGYESSTPSLVSPSSDCGREPPQPPPPPPPPPPPAAASSTQAAANLSEWYVCQSSGTSGIPTPPSNSPSPRPGEAAYTNCEPRPNY, via the exons ATGTATGCCAGGTCTGAACCTTTCACACCAGTACCAGTCTCCAGGACAGATCCTTTCGCGGCTTCCTCCTTCCACGGCTACGGTGGCATGAACCTGAACGTGAATTTAGCCCCACACCACGGCCCAGGGGCTTTCTTCCGCTACATGAGGCAGCCCATCAAGCAGGAGCTCATCTGCAAGTGGATCGAAGTGGATCAGGCTCCCAAAAAATTATGCTCGAAAACTTTCAGCACCATGCACGAGCTGGTGACTCACGTCACCGTGGAGCACGTTGGGGGCCCGgagcagtccaaccacatctgctTCTGGGAAGAGTGTCCCAGAGAAGGGAAGCCTTTCAAGGCCAAATATAAACTGGTCAACCACATCCGAGTCCACACGGGCGAGAAACCGTTCCCTTGCCCTTTCCCGGGATGCGGGAAAGTCTTTGCTCGGTCAGAAAATCTCAAAATCCACAAAAGGACGCACACAG GAGAGAAGCCCTTCAAGTGCGAGTTCGAGGGCTGCGAGAGACGCTTCGCCAACAGCAGCGACAGGAAGAAGCATTCCCACGTGCACACGAGCGACAAGCCCTACAACTGCAAAGTACGAGGCTGCGACAAGTCGTACACGCACCCCAGCTCCTTGCGGAAGCACATGAAAGTCCACTGCAAGTCCCCTCCTCCCAGCTCGGGCTACGAGTCGTCCACCCCGTCGCTGGTGTCGCCGTCGTCTGACTGCGGCCGGGAGCCcccgcagccgccgccgcctcctcctccgccgccgcctccagcaGCGGCCTCGTCCACCCAGGCGGCAGCCAACCTGAGCGAATGGTACGTGTGTCAGAGCTCCGGGACCAGCGGCATCCCGACTCCACCCAGTAACTCTCCGTCACCTCGCCCGGGAGAGGCCGCGTATACAAACTGTGAGCCCCGGCCCAATTATTAA